ATTCTTTTCTTCGCTCGGCGAACCGCTGGAGACCGAGCAGATGATGGAGACCGAGGCCTTTCACCCCGCCCTGGCCGCGCTGCGACGGGGGCTGTTCAATCCCGATGCCGTCCCGAGCCGCACTCGTCCTCCCATTCACGTCTTCAGCGGAGCCAATTTCTCCCATGAGGTCGAAGAGATCGCCCGCGAGGTGAAACGGCTCGTCGGCGAACAGGGCTACCGGCCCCGCGAGATCGCCGTCCTCGCCCGCACGCCCGCATATCTTCAGGCGGTGGGCGAGGAATTGGATCGGAGAGGAATCCCCTCGACGCTCGGTGTGGTCGAGCCGCTGCTGGCGGTGCCCTCGGTCAAAGCGGCCGTGAAAGTTCTCGACTGCCGGGCCAATCACGCCATCACCGAGCCCTACCTCGCCCTTTTGAAGAACGATTATCTCCACGCGTTCACCGAACTGGATCGAGACGCCGTGGAAAACGCGATGGTCGCCGTGGGCATCGGGCTTCCCATTCACCCGTTTCGGCGACGGCTCGGGTCGGTCGAGCGGATCAAACACTATCAAGCGCAAACGCTCACCTCGCGCATGGTGGACCTGGAGGAGATCGCATTGGAACTCGCCCGGTTGAAACGCGGCCAGATGGCACTGGCCGCCGCACGGGAATCGCTCGCGGGAATGCGCCGCGCTCTGGCCGAAATTCCCTCCCGGGGAACTTTGAGCGAGATGATCGGAGGATTTCGGCGGGCGCTCGCGGCTTTCGGCGTGAGAGAGCGTCTGGAGCAACGATTGATGGGGGCGGGAAATGACGAGCACGAACTTCGGCTGCTCGCCCGCGACCTGCGGGGTCTTCAGGCGCTCGACTCCGTTCTGGATGAGCTGAGCGTGATCGCCCGAGGGGAATCCTCGCCTGAATCCTCACCAAACGAGACGACCACAACGCCCTCTCCGGCGGCGAAGATCACCGTCGAACAGTTTCGTGATTTGCTGACGCACCTTCTGCAACGGAGCGAATTCAGGACCGAACGCGGTCATCCCGATGGGGTGCATCTGCTCGAGGTCACGCAGGCGCGGGGCCTCGCCTTTCGCGTCGTTTTTATTCCCGGCCTGATCGAGGGAGAATTTCCCCGCTCGCCCGAACGGGACTGGGTCTACCCGGAAGCGGAACGCCGCCGCCTGGCCGACGCCGGCCTCTTCCTCGAAGACCTCTCGCCCCGCACCTTCGAGGCCAAGGAAGAGCATTTCTTCTACCATGCGGCGTGTCAGGCGACCGAACGACTGTACCTCAGCTTTCCCCGCACTGACGCGACCGGCGAAGCGACCATTGTCTCCAGTTTCATAGAGGATGTCCGCCAGCTCTACGCCGGAGATGAAGACGCTCCACAGACGGCGATTGCTCTGACCGAGTGCGACCTGAACACCTATGATGTTCGTCAGGCCGCCTCGCCGCCGGAGATGCGGCGGGCTCTGGTGGCGAGTTTCTATCACACGACGCCCGATGATGCGCTCGTCCTGCATCTCTATCAGCATGCGCTCGAGCGGGAGTGGTTGTCGCCGACGATCTTCCCCCGACTTCGGAGCGAAGCGGAGCGCGACGCCGGGTTTCTCGGCCCCTTCGATGGCGTGCTGATTCATCCCCTCATTCGCCAACAACTCGCCACCCGATTCGGCCCCGATCACATGTACTCGGCGAGCCAGCTCACCACCTACGGGCGCTGTCCCTTTCAGTTCTTCTGCCGCCGGATTCTTCAACTGGAACGGCGAGAGGAAGCGGCTCTGGACCTCGTGGCGCTGGATCGCGGTTATCTCCTGCACGCGATCCTTCACGATTTCTTCGAGCGACACGTACACGCACCGCTCCGACGCGAACGCCAGTCGGAGTATGAACGGGAGCTTGTCGCCGTCGCCGACGCCATCTTCGCCCGCTACGAAGAAACGGCGCTTCCGATTCATCGCGGGTTGTGGGAGCTTGAAAAAGCCCGGATCACCGATACGCTTCTGCGCTTTCTGGATGCCGAGATCGCTTACCAGCAGAGAGTCGCCGCCCGTGAGGTTCATCCCCACTGGCTGGAGCTGGGATTCGGCATGAGTCCGGAACAGCAGGAGCGATGCCATCCCGCCTCACGACGGACCCCTCTTGTGTTCGAACGACCGGGACGCGCGGGCGACCGGATTCAGATTCGCGGGCGCATTGATCGGGTGGATCGGTCCGCCGACGGCAAATACATCGTCTACGATTACAAATCGCGCAGCGGAGCCCGACTCGCCGAGATGCGCGAGGGCAGCGATCTGCAAATCCAGCTCTACATTCACGCGCTCGCGCGCCTCTTCCTCCGAGCGGGGGAGGAAGTGATCGGCGGAGGCTATTACGTGGTGGAGGACGGCAATCGCCGTCAGGGGGCGTATCGCTGTGATTACGGCGACTACACCGGGATCCATCCACGAGCGGAATCGAATCTCGCGCCGGACGAGTGGCAGGCCCTGCTCGACGGAGCCGAGGGTTACGTCTGGGAATACGTCGAGGGAATGCGACGCGGCGATTTCCGCGTGCAACCTAAAAGCGACGCCTGCTGCCCCCGGTGCGACTATCGAACCGTCTGCCGCTACGACAAGCACCGACAGTCGCGCGCAGAGACGCATCGTCAGGACTGCGCCGACCCGAAGAGTCTGAGGCCATGACGGAGCTGACGCCCCAGCAACGACAAGCGGTGGAGACGCTCGATTCTTCGGTCGTCGTCGTAGCCGGACCCGGAGCCGGGAAGACGCGCGTCCTCGTCGAGCGCGTGCTCCACATCCTGCGACAGCGACGCGCCGATCTGGATGAGATCGTCGCCATCACCTTCACCAACAAAGCCGCCAATGAAATGCGCGACAAGATTCGTCGCGCCCTGCGCGAGCTGGCCCTTCGCAGCGCGAGCCGCGAAGACGCCAGCTACTGGTATGATCTGAAACGGCGACTCGAAGATGCCCCTATCTCGACCATTCACGGTTTCGCCGCCCGCCTCCTCCGGGCTCATCCCGTTGACGCCCAGGTGGATCCGAATTTCACCATCCTCGAAGAGTATACGAGTCAACTTCTCCTCACTCAGGCCGTCGAAGAAACGGTCACCGAGGCGCTCGATGAAGCCGATCCGACGATCGGTCGGCTGGTGATGAGTTTCACCCGGCAGCGAGTGATTCGCTTGCTGACCGATGTGTTCGTATCGGTGCGCACGCTCGGCCTCACACTGGATGATGTCGAGGGACTGACTTTCCGTCACCTGAAGACGGCCGACGATTATCGCCGGGCGGTCGAGGTGCTCGACCATGCTATCGCCACTCTCACCCGCATCGAGGGACTGACGAAAACCATGCGCGAGTCGGTCGAGACGTTCCGTCGCACCTTTGAACAATATCGCGTTTTCCTGGAGGAGGCGCCGGCGCTGGAGCACGCGCCGCTTTTCGACCGCGCTCTGGAGGCCCTGAAAGCGGCGAAGGTGCGAAAAGTCGGGCGGATGAAAGAGGCCGCTGCTGAACTGGAGGCACGTCTTCGCGACGTTGAGCTGTTCTACTATGACGCCTGCGCCGGGGAGACGCTCCACGGCGTGCTCGCCCTCCTCCGACGAATCGAGCGTCGCTACGTCGAACTGAAGGCCGACGTCAACGGCCTCGACTACGAAGACCTTCAGTGGAAAGCGCGTCACCTTTTGCGCACCCGTCCGGAGGTGGCCCGCGCCATTGCCCGCTCGATTCGCTTCATCCTCGTTGACGAATTTCAGGACACCAACGGACTGCAAAAAGAGATCATTGATCTGCTCCTGAAGGCCCGCGGTGAAGAAGAACCCGAATCCCGACATCTCACGCTCTTCATCGTGGGCGATCAGAAGCAGTCCATCTATGGATTTCGTGGGGCCGCCGTGGAGGTGTTCGCCGAGGCGGAACGAGAGATCACCGCCCGGGGAGGGCTCCGCCTCGTTCTGGGGAAGAATTTCCGCAGCCAGCGCCCCCTGGTCGAGTTTTTCAATCGCTTCTTCTCCCGGCTGATGAGCCCGCCCGAGCGAGAGGATGCCGATGCTCTGGAAGCAGCCGGTTTTATCGGCTTCATTCCCGATGAAGCCCATCGCGGCAGCCTCCACGAGCCGGCGGTAGAACTCCTGCTGGAGATCACAGATGGCACGGCCCCCGACGACGCGCGCGATGTGGAAGCGCACCTGATCGCCGATCGCATCGCTCAGATGGTGCGGTCGGGCGAGCGCCTCATCGCCGCCGACAGGGAGCCTTCCTCATCGCCCATTGCCGTCGAGACGAACGAGAGCCTGCCCGCCGACACTCCGGGCCGACGCGCCGTTCGCTACGGCGACATTGCCATTCTCTTCCGCGCGCTGAGCGATATAAAGATCTACGAGCGGGCGCTCCGGCAGCGCGGCATCCCTTACTACGTACTGGCGGGAAAGGGATTCTACGAACGACAGGAGATTCAGGACATTCTTTCGCTGCTCCAGTTTCTGGACAATCGAACGAATGAGATTGCGCTCGTTGCGGCATTGCGGTCACCGCTGTTTGGCCTCTCGGACGAAACGCTCTACTGGATGCGTCAGTATGCCAATCATCACCCGGGCAGCGGGCTCGATCCTCATCCGCTGCTGACCAGCCTGCTGGAGGGATCGAATCTCTGGGGCGTCTCCGACGAACAACGGCTCCTGGTCGCACGAGCCGCTACCATCATCAGGCGACTGCTGGATGTGCGAAATCGGCTCCCGCTCGTCGAGTTGATCCGTGAGATCATCGAGGCGACCGATGACGAAGCCCTTCAGGCGACGGCCTACGATGGACATCAACGGGTGGCCAATCTGCGCAAATTGATGGAGCTGGCGCGCGCCTTTGACGCGCGGGGGCCGCAGTTTCTCGGCGATTTCGTCCGCTACGTCCACCAGTTCACCGAGATGGAGACGCGCGAGGCCGAGGCTCAACTCGAATCGGCGAACGCCGTAACCCTCATGACCGTTCACAAGGCCAAGGGCCTCGAATTCCCCGTCGTCATCGTCCCCGATCTGAATCGCCAGTTTCGCCGGGATGCGCCGCCCCTTGTCTTCGATCGGGCGCTGGGACTCGGTCTGAAGATCCCCGATGCCCGCGGTCGGGCGCACAGGTCGTGGCTGCACAAGCGCATCTGCGAACAGGTTGCCCGGCGGGAATTCTTCGAGAATCAACGCGTACTTTTCGTCGCGCTCACGCGGGCGCAGGACTATCTCATCCTCTCAACCGTCGTCGCCAAAAAGAAGAAGGCGCCTGATGATGAGGCGGCGGAGGAGATGTCCGGCGCGACGACGCAGGCATCCGATGCCGATTCTCCAGTCCCGACCGAGTCTGTCCCCGGTCTTTTCGGGCGAAGTTGGTTCGATTGGTTCCGAATGATTCTGGGAGTGGGGGATCCTGAGGCGCTGCCGACAATCTACGAGTGGAAGGGGGTGAA
The nucleotide sequence above comes from Blastocatellia bacterium. Encoded proteins:
- a CDS encoding PD-(D/E)XK nuclease family protein; protein product: MAGKKRLWLEPVLGRSRERLIHQCQEALRRGQGESFIYLVSTRPLLDSIVERILDGDRVRAAGELRVFLFDGLVRFLLSQSGDQRRIIEDAEKFFFLERAVMALAAAGELKYLQAIATLPGCLESLARIIGEIKRADMTADAFEAFICTAAEPHPRDLDLVLIYRRYAEELHRHDLLDADDAYLCALDLFRQRPDLPPGLQSTRMLFIDGFFDFTPIQKKLLRYLIERIPEVTVTLAFDPTNPSVFHIPLRDTRAFFSSLGEPLETEQMMETEAFHPALAALRRGLFNPDAVPSRTRPPIHVFSGANFSHEVEEIAREVKRLVGEQGYRPREIAVLARTPAYLQAVGEELDRRGIPSTLGVVEPLLAVPSVKAAVKVLDCRANHAITEPYLALLKNDYLHAFTELDRDAVENAMVAVGIGLPIHPFRRRLGSVERIKHYQAQTLTSRMVDLEEIALELARLKRGQMALAAARESLAGMRRALAEIPSRGTLSEMIGGFRRALAAFGVRERLEQRLMGAGNDEHELRLLARDLRGLQALDSVLDELSVIARGESSPESSPNETTTTPSPAAKITVEQFRDLLTHLLQRSEFRTERGHPDGVHLLEVTQARGLAFRVVFIPGLIEGEFPRSPERDWVYPEAERRRLADAGLFLEDLSPRTFEAKEEHFFYHAACQATERLYLSFPRTDATGEATIVSSFIEDVRQLYAGDEDAPQTAIALTECDLNTYDVRQAASPPEMRRALVASFYHTTPDDALVLHLYQHALEREWLSPTIFPRLRSEAERDAGFLGPFDGVLIHPLIRQQLATRFGPDHMYSASQLTTYGRCPFQFFCRRILQLERREEAALDLVALDRGYLLHAILHDFFERHVHAPLRRERQSEYERELVAVADAIFARYEETALPIHRGLWELEKARITDTLLRFLDAEIAYQQRVAAREVHPHWLELGFGMSPEQQERCHPASRRTPLVFERPGRAGDRIQIRGRIDRVDRSADGKYIVYDYKSRSGARLAEMREGSDLQIQLYIHALARLFLRAGEEVIGGGYYVVEDGNRRQGAYRCDYGDYTGIHPRAESNLAPDEWQALLDGAEGYVWEYVEGMRRGDFRVQPKSDACCPRCDYRTVCRYDKHRQSRAETHRQDCADPKSLRP
- a CDS encoding UvrD-helicase domain-containing protein, yielding MTELTPQQRQAVETLDSSVVVVAGPGAGKTRVLVERVLHILRQRRADLDEIVAITFTNKAANEMRDKIRRALRELALRSASREDASYWYDLKRRLEDAPISTIHGFAARLLRAHPVDAQVDPNFTILEEYTSQLLLTQAVEETVTEALDEADPTIGRLVMSFTRQRVIRLLTDVFVSVRTLGLTLDDVEGLTFRHLKTADDYRRAVEVLDHAIATLTRIEGLTKTMRESVETFRRTFEQYRVFLEEAPALEHAPLFDRALEALKAAKVRKVGRMKEAAAELEARLRDVELFYYDACAGETLHGVLALLRRIERRYVELKADVNGLDYEDLQWKARHLLRTRPEVARAIARSIRFILVDEFQDTNGLQKEIIDLLLKARGEEEPESRHLTLFIVGDQKQSIYGFRGAAVEVFAEAEREITARGGLRLVLGKNFRSQRPLVEFFNRFFSRLMSPPEREDADALEAAGFIGFIPDEAHRGSLHEPAVELLLEITDGTAPDDARDVEAHLIADRIAQMVRSGERLIAADREPSSSPIAVETNESLPADTPGRRAVRYGDIAILFRALSDIKIYERALRQRGIPYYVLAGKGFYERQEIQDILSLLQFLDNRTNEIALVAALRSPLFGLSDETLYWMRQYANHHPGSGLDPHPLLTSLLEGSNLWGVSDEQRLLVARAATIIRRLLDVRNRLPLVELIREIIEATDDEALQATAYDGHQRVANLRKLMELARAFDARGPQFLGDFVRYVHQFTEMETREAEAQLESANAVTLMTVHKAKGLEFPVVIVPDLNRQFRRDAPPLVFDRALGLGLKIPDARGRAHRSWLHKRICEQVARREFFENQRVLFVALTRAQDYLILSTVVAKKKKAPDDEAAEEMSGATTQASDADSPVPTESVPGLFGRSWFDWFRMILGVGDPEALPTIYEWKGVKLKVTRRADLPGGEQPAAVRPLIERFPELGQGHPLPPEKLPPLAEDEQRALAMLLERVAPTAPMWPGRRTISVTRLLALARCPRQFYYEDVLGLPPLDEYEEPELTREGTSLPAAVRGHIIHRFCQLYDGTESWEELLARLVSEHLAIEASDATQAVEAAVTHLRPLVENYLRSDLYRTIEQILWGSRPGSVRSEYEILYRAETMLVRGRIDKLILSDDGVATIVDFKTNRADAAETDRLVHEYAVQMQLYALAVRHLMCPRAIRAELYFLIPNERRVLPEEWL